A segment of the Parasphingopyxis algicola genome:
GTCGAAGACATGGAGGCCCGGCTTGGCCGGCACGGATGCCTTCAGCGCGCGATCGGCTTCGAACGCGTTGGCGCGCGCATCGGCGAGAGGCACGAGCTTGCTCGCGCCCCTGCCCTCGCGTGCCGTGCGGATCTCGTCATAATCGTTGGCGACCTGTTCGACGAACGGCGCCCGCTGGGTCTGCGAGACAAGGGTCGAGGCGACGCCGACCGCGCGGCTCGCATCGAGCACATGGATGGTCGGCCCCGCATAAGCCGGTTCGATCCTGAGCGCGGTATGCACCTTGCTCGTCGTTGCGCCGCCGATCAGAAGCGGCACTTGCATGTCCGCCCGGTCCATTTCCTCGGCCACCGTCACCATCTCGTCGAGCGAGGGGGTGATGAGGCCGGACAGCCCGATCATGTCCGCGTCATTCTCGTTCGCCGCCTCGAGGATATCGGTCCACGGCACCATCACGCCGAGATCGACGACCTCGAAGCCGTTGCACTGCAGGACGACGCCGACGATATTCTTGCCGATATCATGCACATCGCCCTTCACGGTCGCCATGATGATCGTGCCCTTACCCTTGGCATTCTCGTCCTTTTCCTGCTCGATAAAGGGCAGCAGATGGGCGACGGCCTTTTTCATCACGCGCGCGGATTTGACGACCTGGGGCAGGAACATCTTGCCGCTGCCGAAAAGATCGCCGACGACATTCATCCCGTCCATCAGCGGCCCTTCGATCACCTCGATCGGCTTGCCGCCGGACTCGAAAATTTCCTGTCGCGCTTCCTCGGTGTCGTCGACGACATGGGCGTCGATCCCCTTGACGAGCGCATATTCGAGCCGCTTGACCACCTCCCAGCTCCGCCATTCCTCGGCTTCCTTTTCGGCCTTTTTGTCGGTGCCGCGATATTTCTCGGCCAGCGCGATCAGGTTTTCGGTCGCGTCGTCATGGCGATCGAAGATCACATCCTCGCACGCCTCGCGCAGCTCGGGATCGATCGCATCGTAGACGTCGAGCTGGCCGGCATTGACGATGCCCATATCCATGCCGGCGGGAATCGCGTGATAGAGGAACACGCTGTGCATCGCGCGGCGCACCGGTTCGTTGCCGCGGAAGCTGAAGGAGAGGTTGGAGAGGCCGCCCGAGATATGGACGCCCGGGCAACGCGCGCGGATTTCCTGCGCCGCCTCGATAAAGTCGAGGCCATAGCGGCGATGCTCGTCGATCCCCGTCGCGATCGCGAAGACATTCGGATCGAAAATGATGTCTTCGGGCGGAAATCCGTTTTCGGTGAGCAGCTTGTACGCCCGCTCGCAGATCTCGACCTTGCGCTCCTTCGTATCGGCCTGGCCCGTCTCGTCGAACGCCATGACGACCACGGCCGCGCCATAGGCCCGGCATTTGGCGGCATGGGCGAGGAATTCCTCTTCGCCCTCTTTCATCGAGATCGAGTTCACGATCGGCTTGCCCGACACGCATTTGAGCCCCGCCTCGATCACCGACCATTTGGAGCTGTCGATCATGATCGGCACGCGCGCGATATCGGGTTCGGCGGCGATCAGCTTGAGGAAGGTCGTCATCGCCTTTTCGGCGTCGAGCAGGCCTTCGTCCATGTTGATGTCGATGATCTGCGCGCCATTCTCGACCTGCTGGCGCGCAACTTCGACCGCCGCCTCATAATCGTCGGCGAGGATCAGCTTCTTGAACCGGGCCGAGCCGGTGACGTTCGTGCGCTCGCCGATATTGACGAATGTTGCGGTCGTTTCGGTCATGATTGCTTTCAGGCGGCGAGCGTCATCGGTTCGAGACCGGCGAGGAAAGTCTGTGTCATCGGCGCGGCGATCGCGCGCGGCGGCTTGCCTTCGACCATTTCGGCGATGGCGCGGATATGTGCGGGCGTCGTGCCGCAGCAGCCGCCGACGATATTGACGAGACCCTGATCGACCCACTGGCTGATCTTGTCGCGGGTATGCTCCGCTTCTTCGTCATATTCGCCGAGTTCGTTGGGGAGGCCGGCATTGGGATAGCCGATCACCAGCGTGTCGGCGATGTCCGAGATTGCCTGCATATGCGGACGCAGCCGGTCCGCGCCGAACGAACAGTTGAGCCCGATGGCCAGCGGGGTGGAGTGGCGCACCGCCGCCCAGAAAGCCTCGATCGAATGGCCGGAAAGGTTGCGGCCCGACATGTCGGTGATCGTCATCGAGAGGATCAGCGGCAGCGATCTGCCGTGCCGGTCGCCCGATTCATGCGCGGCCATGATCGCCGCCTTGGCGTTCAGCGTATCGAAGATCGTTTCGACCAGCAGCATGTCGACGCCGCCCTCGATCAGCCCGTCAATCTGTTCGGCATAGACCGATTTCATCTGGTCGAAATCGACCTCGCGGAAACCCGGATCGTTGACGTCGGGCGACAGCGACAGCGTCTTGTTCGTCGGGCCGATCGATCCGGCGACGAAGCGCGGCTTATCCGCCGTGGACGCGCGATCGGCCGCGCGCCGGGCGATCTCGGCCGCCGCGACGTTCAGCTCGTGAACGAGTGCCTCGTCGCCATAATCGGCCTGGCTGATCGTGGTTCCGCTGAACGTGTTGGTCGAGACGATATCGGCGCCGGCATCGAGATAGGCGGTCGTGATTTCCTCGACGATCTCGGGCCGGGTCAGGCAGAGCAGATCGTTATTGCCCTTCTGGTCGAGCCGGAAGTCGCGATCCCCCCGATAGCCGGCCTCGTCGAGACTGTAATTCTGGATCGACGTCCCCCACGCGCCGTCGAAGACGAGGATGCGTTCGGCGGCGATCGTGCGGATCCGGTCGGCAATATCGGTCATGGGCTGTCGTCCTGCGTGTGAGGCCGCATGCCGAGCAGATGGCAGATCGCATAGCTGAGCTCGGCGCGATTCAACGTGTAGAAATGGAATTCGCGCACGCCGCCTGCATACAGTTTGCGGCAGAGTTCGGCGGCGACCGTCGCCGCGATCAGCTGGCGCGCGGCGGGCAGCTCGTCCAGCCCTTCGAACAGGCGGTTCATCCAGTCCGGGATCGTCGCGCCGCACATTCCGGCGATCCGCCGGGTCGTGGCGACATTGGAGACCGGCAGGATGCCGGGCACGATCTCCGCATCGATCCCGGCCGCCGCCGCCTCGTCGCGGAAGCGGAAGAAATTCTCGGCCGAAAAGAAGAATTGCGTAATCGCCCGCGTCGCCCCGGCGTCCAGCTTGCGCTTGAGATTGTCGAGATCGGATTGCGGGCAATCGGCTTCGGGATGGACCTCGGGATAGGCGGCGACCGACACCTCGAACGGCTTGAAAGCCTTGATCCCCTCGACCAGCTCGGCGGCACTCGCATAGCCTTCGGGATGCGGCTGGAACGGCTCGAACGTATCGCCCTTGCGGGGCGGATCGCCGCGGAGCGCGACGATGTGGCGCACGCCCGCGTCCCAATAGTCGCCGATGACCTCTTCGATCTCGGCCTTGCTCGCATCGACGCAGGTCAGGTGCGCGGCGGCCCTGAGCGGCGTCTCCTGCGTGATCCGGCGGACCGTCGCATGGGTGCGCTCGCGGGTGGAGCCGCCCGCGCCATAGGTCACGGAGACGAAGCGGGGGCCGAGCGGCTCGAGCGTCTTCACCGACTCCCAGAGCGTCGCCTCCATCTTCTCGTTCTTGGGCGGGAAGAATTCGAACGACACCTGCGCATCGCCGGCCAGATCGGCGAACAGCGGATCGTCCATGGCGCGGCGCGCCTCGTGCAGCTGGTCGACTGTCAGATTCATGCCGCCACCACCTTCAGCCGCCGGCCGGCCTTGCGGCGGCCGAGCCATAATTTCACCGTCAGTTCACCGCCCTCGAGCTCGTCGACCAGGCCGCCCTCGATGTTCGCCGCGGCGAACCAGCGCGCGATCTGCTCGTCGGAAAAGCCGAGACGCGCATGGGCGTTCTGGCTGCGCAGATCCTCGCGCTCATGCGCCGCGAAATCGGCGATCAGCAGCCGGCCGTCCGCATCGAGCAGGCGCGCGGCCTCGGCGATTGCTGCCGCAGGCTGCTGCGCATAATGGAGCACCTGATGCAGGATCACGGTGTCTGCGCCGCCGCTCGGCAGTTCCAGCGCATACATGTCGCCCTGGCGGATTTCGGCCTTGTCGAGCCCCGCTTCGGCGAGCTTGGCGCGCGCCAGCCGGAGCATTTCGGGGCTGCGATCGATCCCGATCGCGCTCGCCGCGTCGCCGCCGAACAGCTCCAGCATACGCCCCGTTCCGGTGCCGATATCGATCAGCCGGCCGAGCGATGTCTTGCCGAGCGCCCGGCGCATGGCCGCCTCGACCTCGCTCTCGGCAACATGAAGCGAGCGGATGGCGTCCCATTGATCGGCATGCGCGGCAAAATAGGCTTCGGCCGCGGCCTGGCGATCGGCGCGAACGGCGGCCAGCCGGGCGATATCGGCGCGCATCCAGTGATCCTCGCCCTCTTCCGACCAGCCGTCGATCGCGTTGAGCAGCGGACGAACCCGCACGGGATCGCCCAGTCCCAGGAAAACCCAGCTGCCTTCCTTGCGGCGTTCGGCGAGCCCGGCATCGACGAGAATCTTGACATGACGGGAGACACGCGGCTGGCTTTGTCCCAACACCTGAGCCAGTTCGCCGACCGAAAGCTCCATCGCGCGCAACAGCGCGACGATTCGCAGCCGGGTCGGATCGGCAAGGGCCCGGAATATCTCGAGTTCGGCGCGCATGTATAAAGACATAAAGATATCTTTATATGCGGTCAACCATCGGCGTTGTTATAGATGACGTACCCAAACAGAGTTGACCATGCTAAATCCGAAATATGATTCGTTCTCGCCTTTCGATCTGTCGGTTTTCGATAGAGCATCGCACGTGGCAGTAATGCAAGCCTTCTTCGATGCTAGCGAAGGTGGCGGCTATCTGACGGTTGGCGGCTACCTATTTCGCAAGAAGCACATCAAGCCATTCACCAAAAGGTGGCGCGCGATGCTGCGCAAGTTCGGCATCGAATATTTCAGAATGACGGAGTGCAATACCGCGTCAGGGGAGTTTTCAAATAAGGGCGAGCAAGAATGCGACCAATGTGCCCGAACCGCCATCCCTATCATCACGGATTACGCGACTAGTGGCATTACGGCGACCGTTGATATTGGGGCGTTTGAGCAGTCCGGCCTTACCGACTTTATGCAAAGTCCGTTCAGCCTCGCCGCCTATTCAGCGCTTGTGGGCTGTCGCCAATGGGCCGAGGCAAACGACCTGGTAGCGCGCGTTTTCTATGTATTCGAGGCGGGCGACGACTATCAGTCAGACGCAAACCAGCTATTGAACTCTATTTCAGAGGATGCCGAGCGTCGTCAGACGTACTACTATGAAGACCACGCCTTTCTCACCAAGCGCGGCTCTCTACCGACCCAGGCGGCTGACATTCTGGCCTGGCATGCGCGTAAGCAATGGGGCCGCGAAGATCGCGGCATCGAGCATTTGCGGGGCGATTTCAGTGAATTGGTCGACAAAGTAGAAACCAAAAAGTTCATTTGGGATGAGCAATATCTCCGCGAGATGCATGAGGAATCAGCTGCGGCTACCGGCAGCGAAGATTGGGCCAAGGTTGTGGGCAAGCAGCTTAGGAGGACGGCCTCTAATGCTCGCCGGATTGACCGCGAAGTAGCCGCGATTCTTGAACGAGTTCGTTAAGCGCCTTTTCTGCCTCGGTGGGGCTTAGTTCGCCAGCCTCGATCATCTTTTCGACTTCGGCGACGAACCTTGCGTGCTGCTCCGCGTCCGTTTCCTGCTTCTTCTTTTTTGGCATGGCGCTTAGGCCCCTCGATTAGCCGTTTCATAGGTGAGGCGCTTCCCGACGACGCCCTTTAGCAGTTCATCTGCGCGAGCGGTATCGGAGAACCCATTGGCCTCTCGGTTCGAATAGCGGAAATCAAATTCGGCGAGATAGCGGTGAAGGTGTTTCTTCTGGCAGTGCTGATAGGTGCCCCGCATCCCGCGTTTGAAGATGCTGAAATAGCCCTCGATAGTGTTGGTGTGCACATTGCCCCGGACGTACTCACCGCGCTGATGGTTGACGGTTCGGTGCTCGACAAAATGCTTCCCAGCATAGCGATAGTAACCGGCCTGATCGGTAGCGAGCCGCGCTTCGCGGTCCATATTGCCGAGAACGGCAGGGATAATCTCACTGGCATTGAGTCGATCGATCACGATAGCCCGAGACCTGCCGGTGGTGCGGTCAACCAGCGCCAGCACCTTCATTTTGTTGTGGATGGTAACTTTGGGGCCTTTGGGCGGGTTGTCGGGATCGTTACCGATGAAAGTCTCGTCAACCTCGACGATACCGCCGCCCGAACCGAACGGGGCAAGTTCATTCTCGCGCATCGCTTCGCGGATACGATGCGACATAAACCATGCGGTTTTCACGGTGACGCCCAAGATGCGGCCAAGCTGGTTGCTGCTAATGCCCTTCTTGCTGCCAGCGATCAGGAACATCGCCTGTAGCCAGACGTGCATTTTGACATGGCTGCTTTCAAAGATGGTGCCGATCTTCACGGTGAAGGGCTTGCGGCACTCATAGCACTTGTGAAGGCCGATACGGGTCGATTTACCCTTCAGCTTGCCGATCCGCTCGGTTCCGCCGCAATGCGGGCACACCGGGCCTTCCGGCCAAAGACGCTCTTCGACATACTCGAAAGCCTTCTCTTCATCGTGAAAGTGCGGGGCCGAAAGGAAGCTAGCCATCTGTTTTCTCCTAGTAAATCCATACTAGCAGGATGGCTGGGTATGTCAAGTATAATAACGCCCAACCATCGTGGACGCACCGATTTCCCGTGCTATTGCAGCGCCTTGATCGCCGGCAGACTCGATGGGCACGCAAATGTTAATCGTCAAATGACTCGACAGCGCCGGTTTGCGAAGGCATTTCAGGCGGCCAATTCCGTCGGTCCGTGGAGAGTGTTCCCTTGCGTAAGCTCCTGACTTCGTTGCTGTTGATGTTGTTTCTCGGCGCCTGTGCGACGACGCAGGCCGGGCCGAACGGGATCGCGGACCGCGACCCGCACGAAGAATTCAACCGCGATATGTGGGCGGTGAACCAGGGGATCGACACCGTCGCAATCCGGCCCGTGACGGAAGTCTACCGGACGATCACCCCGCAGCCCGCGCGCCGCGGCATCGCCAACGTCTTCCGCAATCTCACCGAGCCCTGGTCGTTCATCAACAACCTGCTGCAGGGCAAGCCGGGCCGGGCGCTGCGCAATCTCGGCCGTTTCATCATCAATTCGACGATCGGGGTCGGCGGCCTGGCCGATCACGCCACGGATCTCGGCATCGAACCGGCGCCCGAGGATTTCGGCCAGACGCTGGCGGCATGGGGCGTCGGCGATGGCGGCTATGTCATGAACCCGTTTCTCGGCCCCTCCACGCAGCGCGACACGGTCGGCACGATCGTCGATTTCGTCGCCAATCCCGTAACGATCTTCTTCGATCGCGGTCTCAATCTCACCACACAGGAGCAATGGGGAATCCGGGCGGGCAGCATTATCAGCACGCGCTCCGAACTGATCGACGCCGGTGTCGACGATTTCCTCGAAAGCAGCGCCGATCCCTATGCGGCCGCCCGCTCCGCCTATTTCCAGCGCCGCGAAAACGAAATCCTCAATTACGATACTGCCGGCTTCGCCGCCGACGGAGACGATCTGAGCGAAGGCGAAGACGCGGCTTTCGAAGCCGCGCTCGAGGATATCGAGGATATCGAAGACACTGAGGATTTGGCGCCTGTAGAGCCCGAATAAGCGGCCGATCAGCAATATATTGCTTTACCGCCCGAGCGGAGGTAAAAATCCGCGACTGGTTTCGGGGGATACCCCCTCGGGGGCTCAAGTCGTTTTACGTTAACTTGTCAACCACTGGGAGAGTGACCCATGACTAAGACTTTTGCATTGCCTTTGGCCCTCGCGGCTTCGCTTGGACTGGCGGCGTGCGCTGAAGCCGAGCAGGAAGCCGTGGAAACGGATGCCGAAGAAGCCGCTGCGGACGTGGAAGCCGCTGCCGACGAAGCCGCTGCCGACATGGAAGCCGCCGCCGACGATGCGATGGCCGAAATGGACGAGATGGCCGGCGATGTCGAAGCCGCTGCCGAAGATGCAACCGACATGGAAGATGCCGAAGCCGAATAAGGCACGGGTCTTACCAGACACGGGAAAGGCCGCGCCCGGCATCGGAGCGCGGCCTTTTCTTTTTGGGGGGAAGAAAGCCGGATGAAGATAAGCCATATCCTCATATCGTCGATGCTTGTCGCGCCGCTCGCCGCGTGCGGCGGAACGCAGGGCGAATCGGGCACCACGAGCAC
Coding sequences within it:
- the metH gene encoding methionine synthase, with amino-acid sequence MTETTATFVNIGERTNVTGSARFKKLILADDYEAAVEVARQQVENGAQIIDINMDEGLLDAEKAMTTFLKLIAAEPDIARVPIMIDSSKWSVIEAGLKCVSGKPIVNSISMKEGEEEFLAHAAKCRAYGAAVVVMAFDETGQADTKERKVEICERAYKLLTENGFPPEDIIFDPNVFAIATGIDEHRRYGLDFIEAAQEIRARCPGVHISGGLSNLSFSFRGNEPVRRAMHSVFLYHAIPAGMDMGIVNAGQLDVYDAIDPELREACEDVIFDRHDDATENLIALAEKYRGTDKKAEKEAEEWRSWEVVKRLEYALVKGIDAHVVDDTEEARQEIFESGGKPIEVIEGPLMDGMNVVGDLFGSGKMFLPQVVKSARVMKKAVAHLLPFIEQEKDENAKGKGTIIMATVKGDVHDIGKNIVGVVLQCNGFEVVDLGVMVPWTDILEAANENDADMIGLSGLITPSLDEMVTVAEEMDRADMQVPLLIGGATTSKVHTALRIEPAYAGPTIHVLDASRAVGVASTLVSQTQRAPFVEQVANDYDEIRTAREGRGASKLVPLADARANAFEADRALKASVPAKPGLHVFDDWPLDDLRNYIDWTPFFRAWELAGTYPAILDDDVVGESARDLFKDGQAMLDTIIAEGWLKPRAVAGLWECRREGDDIVVIDGGREHRLPMLRQQVQKRSGRANMCLADFIDPAGDWIGGFAVCAGHGIDAHIERFKAETDDYSDILLKALADRLAEAFAERMHAHVRTELWGYAADEDLTNAELIREKYQGIRPAPGYPACPDHSLKPLLFDLLGGGSGHNGPAGIELTESFAMWPTAAVSGFYFAHPQSQYFGVAKVGQDQLEDYADRRAVDLDTAIRWLRPNLEV
- a CDS encoding homocysteine S-methyltransferase family protein: MTDIADRIRTIAAERILVFDGAWGTSIQNYSLDEAGYRGDRDFRLDQKGNNDLLCLTRPEIVEEITTAYLDAGADIVSTNTFSGTTISQADYGDEALVHELNVAAAEIARRAADRASTADKPRFVAGSIGPTNKTLSLSPDVNDPGFREVDFDQMKSVYAEQIDGLIEGGVDMLLVETIFDTLNAKAAIMAAHESGDRHGRSLPLILSMTITDMSGRNLSGHSIEAFWAAVRHSTPLAIGLNCSFGADRLRPHMQAISDIADTLVIGYPNAGLPNELGEYDEEAEHTRDKISQWVDQGLVNIVGGCCGTTPAHIRAIAEMVEGKPPRAIAAPMTQTFLAGLEPMTLAA
- the metF gene encoding methylenetetrahydrofolate reductase; its protein translation is MNLTVDQLHEARRAMDDPLFADLAGDAQVSFEFFPPKNEKMEATLWESVKTLEPLGPRFVSVTYGAGGSTRERTHATVRRITQETPLRAAAHLTCVDASKAEIEEVIGDYWDAGVRHIVALRGDPPRKGDTFEPFQPHPEGYASAAELVEGIKAFKPFEVSVAAYPEVHPEADCPQSDLDNLKRKLDAGATRAITQFFFSAENFFRFRDEAAAAGIDAEIVPGILPVSNVATTRRIAGMCGATIPDWMNRLFEGLDELPAARQLIAATVAAELCRKLYAGGVREFHFYTLNRAELSYAICHLLGMRPHTQDDSP
- a CDS encoding ArsR/SmtB family transcription factor, whose product is MRAELEIFRALADPTRLRIVALLRAMELSVGELAQVLGQSQPRVSRHVKILVDAGLAERRKEGSWVFLGLGDPVRVRPLLNAIDGWSEEGEDHWMRADIARLAAVRADRQAAAEAYFAAHADQWDAIRSLHVAESEVEAAMRRALGKTSLGRLIDIGTGTGRMLELFGGDAASAIGIDRSPEMLRLARAKLAEAGLDKAEIRQGDMYALELPSGGADTVILHQVLHYAQQPAAAIAEAARLLDADGRLLIADFAAHEREDLRSQNAHARLGFSDEQIARWFAAANIEGGLVDELEGGELTVKLWLGRRKAGRRLKVVAA
- a CDS encoding IS1595 family transposase, producing MASFLSAPHFHDEEKAFEYVEERLWPEGPVCPHCGGTERIGKLKGKSTRIGLHKCYECRKPFTVKIGTIFESSHVKMHVWLQAMFLIAGSKKGISSNQLGRILGVTVKTAWFMSHRIREAMRENELAPFGSGGGIVEVDETFIGNDPDNPPKGPKVTIHNKMKVLALVDRTTGRSRAIVIDRLNASEIIPAVLGNMDREARLATDQAGYYRYAGKHFVEHRTVNHQRGEYVRGNVHTNTIEGYFSIFKRGMRGTYQHCQKKHLHRYLAEFDFRYSNREANGFSDTARADELLKGVVGKRLTYETANRGA
- a CDS encoding MlaA family lipoprotein; this translates as MRKLLTSLLLMLFLGACATTQAGPNGIADRDPHEEFNRDMWAVNQGIDTVAIRPVTEVYRTITPQPARRGIANVFRNLTEPWSFINNLLQGKPGRALRNLGRFIINSTIGVGGLADHATDLGIEPAPEDFGQTLAAWGVGDGGYVMNPFLGPSTQRDTVGTIVDFVANPVTIFFDRGLNLTTQEQWGIRAGSIISTRSELIDAGVDDFLESSADPYAAARSAYFQRRENEILNYDTAGFAADGDDLSEGEDAAFEAALEDIEDIEDTEDLAPVEPE